AGAACGTGAACGTAACCGATTAAAAGGTGGGATTGATTAATGTCGAATGAAGTAAAACAAGTTAATCGTGGTTCTGAGAAGAAGACGCTAGTGCTTGCATTGATTGCTGGCATGTGTGGAGACGCATTATTGTCATGGTTGACAATGAGTGAAGTTTCTTTCTCTATTTTTCCACTGATTGCGCTTGTACTGTCTGTACAGGCGCTGTACCAAGAATATCTACGTAACCCTGTCTCCGAAGACATTCCGCTGGTTGGTCTAGCGTGTTTCTTCGTTGGCGCTTTTGGTCATTCTGCTTTTGTTAAAGCGCAGCACCCAGATGCGGGGTCTAACTTCTTTGCCATCATAGTATCACTGTTACTTTTACTATGGATTGGTAAGAAACTCGGTTTTATTAACCGCTCAGCTAGTGCTGAGTAGCCTGAACCTAAATATAAAAAACGAGCCATTTGGCTCGTTTTTTATATTTGCTTGTCAACTTATGCTTTGCGTTCCAGTAGGACACCCGCTTCCATATGGTGGGTATAAGGGAACTGATCAAACAGAGCAAAACGCGTGATGTTGTGTGTTTCGCTTAAAACGTCAAGATTGTCTTTGAGTGTCTCTGGGTTACAGGAGATGTAAAGGATGCGCTCATAGCCCTGAACCATCTTACACGTATCAATATCCATACCTGAGCGAGGAGGATCGACAAAAATCGTGTTGCAGTTGTAGCTCTTCAAATCGACGCCCGCGTCTTTTAGGCGGCGAAATTCACGCTTGCCTTCAATTGCCTGAGTAAATTCTTCCGCGGATAGGCGAAGGATCTGGACGTTATCAATGTTATTGGCAGCAATATTGTATTGCGCAGACTCAACTGATGGTTTGGCAAGTTCGGTTGCCAGTACGCGATTAAAGTTCTGCGCGAGTGCCAGTGAGAAGTTACCGTTACCACAATAGAGCTCGAGCAAATCGCCTTGGCTTTCATTGGTACAGTCGATTGCCCACTCCAGCATCTTTTCAGCTACTTTGCCGTTGGGTTGCGTGAAGCTGTTCTCGACTTGTTGATAAATGTACGGCTGGCCATTGACGTCGAGTTTTTCAATCACGTAGTCGCGATCCAGAACAATCTTCATTTTACGTGCCCGACCGATCAGGTTCAGGTTGAATCCTTCATCGTTCAGACGTTGCTTGAGCGCTTTTGCGTTCTTCGTCCACTCATCATCCAATTGGCGGTGGTATAGCAGAGATACCAGAATCTCACCGCTCAGTGTCGATAGAAAATCCACTTGGAACAGCTTACGACGCAGAGAGTCGTTGTTTTTCATTGCATCAATCAGCAATGGCATCAGGTCGTTTATCAGACGGCTCGCCGCTGGGAATTGGTCAACACGGTATTTTTCACGCGTTTCCTGATTGAACATGATGTAGTAAAGGTCTTCCCCTTCATGCCAAACACGGAACTCAGCGCGCATACGATAATGTTGCTCTGGGGACTCAAACACTTCCAGTTCTGGAACGTGGTACGGAGCAAACATCTCATTAAGACGTTCGACCTTTTCCGCCAGTTGTTCTTGGTAGCGCTGTGGATTTACTTCAAGAGTCGCCATGTTTCTTACCTTCAAGTGCTGAGTGCGTTTGTTTTAGGAGCGCAGATTTTATTCAATATCTGCGACATGTCCAGCTTTGTCAGTCTCCTGTGATCAATATAGTGTGTAAACCCGTTGTCAGGCATTAGTGATAAAGCGGCTGGTTATATAAAAGCACAATATTGGCTGGACAAAGGAATGACAGCTGAATAACATTTGTGCCTAGCTGGTGCTATCTAGCAGTATAGATGGCTGAAAAGGGAATCTGGTGTGAATCCAGAACTGACGCGCAGCGGTAAAAGAGAACGAACACTCAACAGACACTGCATAGAGGACTATGTGGGAAGTCGAGTTAGTAGGTGGTGCAAAATGAGCTCTTAAGTCCGAATACCTGCCAGCAGCTGAGCCAATCACTGGAAGCAAGTGCTCCAAGCTCGGTAGGATTTACGCGATTTAGGATTATAAAAATGAACCGTTCTATTCTGGCGATAGCAGTGGCATCGCTACTTCCTCACGCCTCCCTTTCATACGCCAAAGAAGCCTCAGCTGATGAGACTATGGTGGTCACGGCAAGTCGATTTGAGCAATCTATAGATTCAACTCTTGCCCCCGTCGTTGTAGTGACCAAGGATGAGATTCAGTCGAGCCAAGCTAAGTCGATTGAAGAAGTATTGCGTCGATTGCCCGGTATACAAATCTCTAGTAATGGTGGCTATGGTCAAACGGCTAGCGTTTATATTCGAGGTACTGAGTCTGATCATGCGCTGATACTGGTAAATGGTGTTCGTTTGAGCAGTGCCACTACTGGTTCAACGGCCATTGGTTCTTTGCCACTAAACGGAGTGGAGCGAATAGAGTATGTTCGAGGTCCACGAACCGCGGTATACGGCTCAGATGCGATTGGTGGAGTCATCAATATTATCACCTCATATACGGGTGACGAGACTGAGTTGTGGGCAGAAGGTGGTAGTGATAACTATCAAAAATACGCGGTAAGTACTGCTAACCAGCTCGGTGAAAACGGTTGGGTCAAGGCCTCTGTTAACCGAGAAAAAACAGATGGGTTTTCAGCAACCAACCAGAATAGTTCATATTTTGATCCCGACGACGATGGTTATGACCATACTGACTTGTTGCTAGAGCTTGGGATAAAACCGAATGACGAGTTAAGTTTTAAATGGAACACAAACTACACAGACGGTGATGTTGAATATGATTCTGGTGAGAAAGAACAAAAGCTGTTAAGCAGTTCAATTGTTGGGGCTTACAAGACAGAGTTACTGAGTAGCGAGCTGATATTTTCAGCCAGTAGAGATCAATCTACTTATGTGGGTTTATCGGGTAACTATGAGACGAATCGACAATCTGTTGCTTGGCAAAACGGCTATCAAGTTAATCCTGAGCTGTTAATGCTAGGTGGTGTTGACTGGGTCAATGACGATGTGTCGGAGTCCACGACAGCGTATGCCGAGACAAGTCGTTCAAATCTGGGTGCCTACACATCGGCGCTGTACGCTAAAGATAAAGTACAGGCTGAAGTGAGTCTGCGTATTGATGATAATGAGCAATTTGGGGATTACACCACTTGGCAAGTGGGTTCTGGCTACCAATTAACTCCAATCTACCGTCTTTCCGTAATGGCGGGGACTGCTTTTAAAGCCCCAACATTTAACGATTTGTATTATCCAGCATCCCAGTGGGGAGATTCAGCCAATCCCAACTTAACTCCAGAAGAGTCTTTAAACTATGAAATTGCTTTGGATGTAACTCCGACAATGGCTGATTTTAGAATTGCTCTGTACCAGAATGAAATCTCTGATCTGATATCGCGTTCGAGTTCGTCGGGTAAATATGAAAACATCGCGGAAGCTCAAATAAAGGGCCTCGAACTTGTTGGGGAGTTTTCAACGGGTGACTTCTTCCATTCAGCAAGCATCGATGTAATGGATACAGAGAATAAGGACACAGGTAAAGAGTTAGCTCGTAGATCAAAATACAGTGCTAAATGGAATGTAAACTACGCATATAACGACTGGCACTTTGATTTGAGTTACTTATATCGTGGTGAGAGCTATGACGACGAGGCTAACAATACCAAGTTGGATGCATACTCTTTAGTTGACTTCTCAACGCATTATTACATTACAGACAACTTGATTGTTCGTGGCAAGATTGCCAACTTGTTTGATGAGGACTACGAAACGTCATATGGCTACAACACTCAAGAACGTAGCTATTTCGCAGGACTTAACTATAAGTTTTAACTCTAAACCGCCTTCGGCGGTTTTTTTCTTATCTATAGGCAGTAACAATGAAAAAGAACGTCATTATCAGTTGGTCGAGCGGAAAGGATTCGACCCTCACTCTAGAAAGGCTAGTCGATAGTGAACACTACAATGTTGTTGGTCTTTACACCACTTACGTAAAAGATGAAGTCCCATTCCAAGCCACTCCTGTAGAAGTGCTCGATATGCAAGCCGCTTTGCTTAGGTTGCCCCTGATTAAGATTGAATTGCCGGAAACATTTCCGCCTAATGATATCTATCAGTCGACCATCATTGAGGCACTAAAGGGTAGTAGACTTGATATTCAGGCTGTGGCTTTTGGTGATATGTTTTGCAATGGTATTGAAGCCTATCGCCGTAGCTATATTGAACCCGCTGGTTGGGAGTGCGTTTTCCCTCTCATTGGGCAAAACAGCCAAGACCTTGCGAATGAAATCTTAGAGCGTGATATTAAAACCTTGGTTGTGACGACTGATGGCCAAGCACTTGACCCTGCGTATTGTGGGCGATGGTACGACAGAACCTTCATTGATTCTCTACCGAGTGGTGTGGACCCATGCGGTGAAGATGGAGAGTTTCATACGCTTGTTACGCAAACCCGTAGCTATAAAGGCAAGATAGAGTTGAGTTTAACCACCCTTGACGTCCTAGAGCGCTTTGCTCATCAACGTTACCAAGCGAAGATATTGCCAAACTGATTTGTGTGAGTATGATTGCCACATCGGAATATGTGGGTATATCAAGTGTCACTACAAGCAAAAGTACTAATTTTTGACTCTGGAGTCGGAGGGCTTTCTGTTTTCCAAGAGATAGAGAAAAGGTTCCCTCAACTTGATTATGTATATTTGTTTGATAACGCAGCCTATCCCTACGGTGAATTGCACCATCACACCTTAGTTTCTCGCGTGGAAGCGTTGGTTTCGCAGTATGTCGC
This window of the Vibrio neptunius genome carries:
- a CDS encoding TonB-dependent receptor — its product is MNRSILAIAVASLLPHASLSYAKEASADETMVVTASRFEQSIDSTLAPVVVVTKDEIQSSQAKSIEEVLRRLPGIQISSNGGYGQTASVYIRGTESDHALILVNGVRLSSATTGSTAIGSLPLNGVERIEYVRGPRTAVYGSDAIGGVINIITSYTGDETELWAEGGSDNYQKYAVSTANQLGENGWVKASVNREKTDGFSATNQNSSYFDPDDDGYDHTDLLLELGIKPNDELSFKWNTNYTDGDVEYDSGEKEQKLLSSSIVGAYKTELLSSELIFSASRDQSTYVGLSGNYETNRQSVAWQNGYQVNPELLMLGGVDWVNDDVSESTTAYAETSRSNLGAYTSALYAKDKVQAEVSLRIDDNEQFGDYTTWQVGSGYQLTPIYRLSVMAGTAFKAPTFNDLYYPASQWGDSANPNLTPEESLNYEIALDVTPTMADFRIALYQNEISDLISRSSSSGKYENIAEAQIKGLELVGEFSTGDFFHSASIDVMDTENKDTGKELARRSKYSAKWNVNYAYNDWHFDLSYLYRGESYDDEANNTKLDAYSLVDFSTHYYITDNLIVRGKIANLFDEDYETSYGYNTQERSYFAGLNYKF
- a CDS encoding YijD family membrane protein, with product MSNEVKQVNRGSEKKTLVLALIAGMCGDALLSWLTMSEVSFSIFPLIALVLSVQALYQEYLRNPVSEDIPLVGLACFFVGAFGHSAFVKAQHPDAGSNFFAIIVSLLLLLWIGKKLGFINRSASAE
- a CDS encoding adenine nucleotide alpha hydrolase produces the protein MKKNVIISWSSGKDSTLTLERLVDSEHYNVVGLYTTYVKDEVPFQATPVEVLDMQAALLRLPLIKIELPETFPPNDIYQSTIIEALKGSRLDIQAVAFGDMFCNGIEAYRRSYIEPAGWECVFPLIGQNSQDLANEILERDIKTLVVTTDGQALDPAYCGRWYDRTFIDSLPSGVDPCGEDGEFHTLVTQTRSYKGKIELSLTTLDVLERFAHQRYQAKILPN
- the trmA gene encoding tRNA (uridine(54)-C5)-methyltransferase TrmA, yielding MATLEVNPQRYQEQLAEKVERLNEMFAPYHVPELEVFESPEQHYRMRAEFRVWHEGEDLYYIMFNQETREKYRVDQFPAASRLINDLMPLLIDAMKNNDSLRRKLFQVDFLSTLSGEILVSLLYHRQLDDEWTKNAKALKQRLNDEGFNLNLIGRARKMKIVLDRDYVIEKLDVNGQPYIYQQVENSFTQPNGKVAEKMLEWAIDCTNESQGDLLELYCGNGNFSLALAQNFNRVLATELAKPSVESAQYNIAANNIDNVQILRLSAEEFTQAIEGKREFRRLKDAGVDLKSYNCNTIFVDPPRSGMDIDTCKMVQGYERILYISCNPETLKDNLDVLSETHNITRFALFDQFPYTHHMEAGVLLERKA